A window of Polaromonas hydrogenivorans contains these coding sequences:
- the tolB gene encoding Tol-Pal system beta propeller repeat protein TolB: MSITPSFSRRSVVSLLTAGAFSSMPAFAQFRVEVSGVGMTQLPIAIAPFRGEAQSPQKIGSIVKADLERSGMFRGVDAAGVVADENTRPDLASWRQKGADAMVTGSVSPLADGRFDVRLRLWDVVREQDLGGQSYTVTKSDLRLSAHRVSDFVYEKLTGEKGIFSTRIAYVTKAGQRYTLWVADSDGESAQSALASPEPIISPAWSPSGAQLAYVSFESRKPVIYSHDVATGKRRLLANFRGSNSAPAWSPDGSQLVATLSQAGGSQIYSIGLNGGDPKRLTQSSSIDTEPAFSPDGRLIYFVSDRGGSPQIYRMSPAGGNAERVTFTGSYNISPVVSPDGRWLAYVSRVGGGFKLHVMELSTGTVSSITDTSADESPSFAPNSRLIVYATQQQGKEALMTTTLDGKIKARLSGAGGDIREPDWGPFQR; encoded by the coding sequence ATGAGCATCACACCATCTTTCAGCCGCCGAAGCGTTGTCAGCCTGCTGACGGCCGGCGCATTTTCATCCATGCCGGCATTCGCCCAGTTTCGCGTGGAAGTGTCGGGCGTGGGCATGACTCAGTTGCCCATCGCCATCGCGCCCTTCAGGGGTGAAGCGCAATCCCCACAAAAAATCGGCAGCATCGTCAAGGCCGATCTTGAGCGAAGCGGCATGTTTCGCGGTGTTGACGCTGCAGGCGTCGTGGCAGATGAAAACACCCGTCCCGACCTTGCAAGCTGGCGGCAAAAAGGCGCCGACGCGATGGTGACCGGCAGTGTTTCACCGCTGGCGGACGGGCGCTTTGATGTTCGCCTTCGGTTGTGGGACGTTGTGCGCGAGCAGGATCTTGGCGGCCAGAGCTACACCGTCACGAAATCCGACCTGCGTCTGTCTGCGCACCGGGTTTCTGATTTTGTGTACGAAAAGCTGACCGGTGAAAAAGGAATTTTTTCCACGCGGATTGCCTACGTGACCAAGGCAGGCCAGCGCTACACCCTGTGGGTGGCTGATTCTGATGGAGAAAGTGCCCAGTCAGCCCTGGCAAGTCCTGAACCCATCATTTCTCCGGCATGGTCGCCCAGTGGTGCCCAATTGGCTTATGTGTCCTTTGAGTCCCGCAAGCCAGTGATTTATTCGCATGACGTAGCAACCGGAAAGCGGCGCTTGCTGGCTAATTTCAGGGGCTCCAACAGTGCGCCTGCGTGGTCTCCGGACGGCAGCCAGCTGGTTGCCACGCTGAGCCAGGCGGGCGGCTCGCAAATTTATTCAATAGGCCTGAATGGCGGTGATCCGAAGCGGCTGACACAGTCATCCAGCATTGATACCGAGCCCGCATTTTCCCCGGATGGGCGTTTGATTTATTTTGTCAGCGACCGGGGCGGCTCGCCGCAAATTTACCGAATGAGTCCTGCGGGCGGCAACGCAGAAAGAGTGACTTTTACCGGCAGCTACAACATCTCGCCGGTGGTGAGTCCCGATGGAAGATGGCTGGCATATGTTTCCCGAGTCGGCGGCGGATTCAAGTTGCATGTCATGGAACTCTCCACCGGAACGGTGTCATCAATCACCGATACTTCCGCCGATGAAAGCCCAAGTTTCGCCCCGAACAGCCGCCTGATTGTTTATGCAACACAGCAGCAGGGCAAGGAAGCGCTGATGACAACCACGCTGGACGGCAAGATAAAAGCACGTTTGTCCGGAGCGGGCGGTGACATTCGCGAGCCCGACTGGGGTCCGTTCCAGCGATAA
- a CDS encoding glycosyltransferase family 2 protein, translated as MAASAAARQGAASVMKISFIVLTYNRTDALLAVLRSLSEQCNPEHEVLIADDGSRQDQVEMLFERCPAFTCPVRHVWHPDVGFTAAGARNLAAHFAKGDYLVFLDGDCIPNKSFVARHLLLAEPGFFVNGSRVLLSKTLTAEVLGSESNLPHCSAFFWLRARFRGDSNKLLHLINWPLSLFRVQQDFQWRGIRSCNFGVWRHDFVSVNGFDETFQGWGHEDADLVLRLHHLGLKRKNGFMATEVFHLWHPESKRDQESVNKNRVMARMKTNLVLAEKGLRELDTAAPLKITQLH; from the coding sequence ATGGCTGCTTCAGCGGCAGCCCGGCAAGGTGCCGCCAGCGTAATGAAAATAAGCTTTATTGTCCTGACCTATAACAGGACCGATGCGTTGCTTGCCGTCCTGCGCTCTTTATCAGAGCAATGCAATCCGGAACACGAAGTCTTGATTGCTGATGATGGTTCCAGGCAGGATCAGGTCGAAATGCTTTTCGAGCGTTGTCCTGCGTTCACCTGTCCCGTGCGCCACGTCTGGCATCCGGATGTCGGGTTCACCGCCGCAGGAGCGCGCAATCTGGCGGCCCATTTTGCGAAAGGTGACTACCTGGTGTTTCTTGATGGAGACTGCATTCCGAACAAGTCATTTGTCGCCCGGCACCTACTTCTTGCCGAGCCCGGATTTTTTGTCAACGGAAGCCGCGTTTTGTTGAGTAAAACCCTCACCGCCGAAGTGCTTGGCAGTGAAAGCAATTTGCCACATTGCTCTGCTTTTTTCTGGTTGCGAGCTCGTTTTCGGGGTGATAGCAACAAATTGTTGCACCTCATTAACTGGCCGCTGTCTTTATTCAGGGTACAACAAGACTTTCAATGGCGCGGGATTCGAAGCTGCAACTTCGGCGTTTGGCGACATGATTTCGTCAGTGTCAACGGCTTCGACGAGACTTTCCAGGGATGGGGCCATGAAGATGCCGACCTTGTTCTTCGACTCCATCATTTGGGCCTCAAGCGGAAAAACGGCTTCATGGCTACCGAGGTGTTTCATCTCTGGCACCCCGAAAGCAAGCGTGACCAGGAATCGGTCAATAAAAACCGCGTCATGGCACGCATGAAAACCAATCTTGTCCTGGCGGAAAAAGGGCTTCGGGAACTCGACACTGCGGCGCCCCTCAAAATAACTCAATTGCACTGA
- a CDS encoding tRNA threonylcarbamoyladenosine dehydratase, with the protein MTFESDLMAPDLGRRFGGLARLYGAAGAERIRNAHIVVVGLGGVGSWAAEAAARSGVARLTLIDLDHVAESNINRQVHALDTTVGQAKVQAMRERIAHINPDCRVDCIEDFVDAANWPGLFPPDIRFDYKHLAVIDACDQVRAKTAMAAWAIKNKAILISVGAAGGKRLAHRVDIDDLSAVTHDPLLAQMRYRLRKEHEAARLGRMNVMCVFSRESVARPLTAVDVGPAHADTAVQPLAVPMQPDGSLNCHGYGSVVSVTSTFGMCAASWVLDKIAG; encoded by the coding sequence ATGACATTTGAATCCGATCTGATGGCTCCTGACCTTGGACGCCGCTTTGGAGGGCTTGCACGTTTGTACGGAGCAGCCGGTGCCGAGCGTATTCGAAATGCACATATTGTGGTGGTCGGTCTGGGTGGCGTAGGCTCGTGGGCTGCCGAGGCTGCGGCGCGTAGCGGTGTGGCTCGCCTGACATTGATCGACCTTGACCATGTTGCCGAATCCAACATCAACCGGCAGGTCCATGCACTCGACACCACCGTGGGGCAAGCCAAGGTGCAAGCCATGCGCGAACGCATTGCGCATATCAATCCGGACTGCCGCGTGGACTGCATTGAGGATTTTGTTGATGCGGCAAACTGGCCAGGGCTTTTTCCGCCCGATATACGGTTTGATTACAAGCATCTGGCTGTCATTGATGCTTGTGATCAGGTAAGAGCCAAAACTGCCATGGCGGCATGGGCCATCAAAAACAAGGCCATTCTGATCAGTGTGGGTGCTGCCGGAGGAAAACGGCTTGCCCACCGCGTGGACATTGACGACCTGTCGGCCGTCACGCACGACCCTTTGCTGGCGCAGATGCGTTATCGCTTGCGCAAGGAACATGAGGCGGCCCGTCTCGGACGGATGAACGTGATGTGTGTGTTCAGCCGCGAGTCCGTCGCGCGGCCTTTGACGGCAGTTGATGTTGGACCAGCGCATGCAGACACTGCGGTACAGCCGTTGGCTGTGCCAATGCAGCCGGATGGGAGCCTCAATTGCCACGGGTATGGATCGGTCGTTAGCGTTACATCGACTTTTGGAATGTGCGCTGCAAGCTGGGTGCTGGATAAAATTGCCGGTTGA
- a CDS encoding O-antigen ligase family protein, with the protein MAAASVGLSMVLISIAKLLLVFFGLAVVLFTRRAPTAGSPLTGMSTPIAVLLAFFAFALSLFWTVAPQAEALGSLAKYGKLITIVLMLLIIRDRREANYALGAFVAAQTFLLASSWMLFAHLPLPWATSRMALTEYSVFSSYLDQGIMSAVFAGICWHFREHAPGRFGSRLAVFLALAALANVFFVLSGRTGHVVGIALVSIAIMWELPKKYRAIVVLLPFLLALGLFFSSTKVRDRLTKVETEVQSYSTQAEPVTSSGVRLNLWRRAIQSIGQHPLAGSGVGSWSGEFNRLQRAQNPAHIDIDSNGNPHQEYLLWGVQLGIPGILLFLALLLSVLRDTLKMDRPYSRAAQSTLLALAVACLFNSSIYDAQIGDFFCILMGLLLALGLNKAPGQPIARYHYKQAV; encoded by the coding sequence ATGGCAGCAGCTTCCGTCGGATTGTCGATGGTTCTCATCAGCATCGCCAAGCTACTGTTGGTATTCTTCGGCTTGGCTGTTGTGCTCTTCACGCGGCGCGCGCCGACTGCAGGCAGCCCATTGACTGGAATGAGCACCCCGATCGCAGTGCTGCTGGCCTTCTTTGCATTCGCACTGAGCCTTTTCTGGACCGTGGCGCCACAAGCCGAGGCCTTGGGCTCTCTGGCCAAGTACGGCAAGCTGATCACGATTGTCTTGATGCTGCTCATCATCCGCGACCGGCGCGAGGCAAATTATGCGCTGGGCGCTTTTGTCGCGGCACAGACCTTTCTGCTGGCAAGTTCGTGGATGCTGTTCGCCCATCTTCCGCTGCCATGGGCAACGTCGCGCATGGCACTGACCGAGTATTCGGTATTTTCCAGCTACCTCGACCAAGGCATCATGAGCGCCGTGTTTGCGGGCATCTGCTGGCATTTTCGGGAACATGCTCCCGGCCGATTTGGCTCCAGGCTGGCTGTTTTTCTGGCCCTTGCAGCGCTGGCCAATGTGTTTTTTGTCCTGAGCGGACGCACGGGTCATGTGGTTGGAATCGCACTGGTCTCCATCGCCATCATGTGGGAGCTGCCAAAAAAATACCGCGCAATTGTTGTCCTCTTGCCCTTCTTGTTGGCTCTGGGTTTGTTTTTCAGTTCAACCAAAGTCCGTGATCGATTGACCAAGGTTGAAACTGAAGTCCAGTCCTACTCCACCCAGGCAGAGCCTGTCACGTCGTCAGGTGTCCGGCTCAATCTCTGGCGCAGGGCCATTCAGAGCATTGGCCAGCATCCACTGGCAGGGTCAGGTGTCGGTAGCTGGAGCGGCGAATTCAACCGGCTTCAACGCGCACAAAATCCTGCCCATATTGATATAGACAGCAACGGCAACCCCCATCAGGAATATCTCCTCTGGGGGGTGCAGCTAGGCATTCCGGGCATTCTTCTTTTTCTTGCCCTGCTGCTTTCGGTGCTGCGCGACACCCTGAAGATGGACAGACCTTACTCGCGGGCAGCACAGTCCACGCTGCTTGCGCTGGCCGTTGCGTGCCTTTTCAACTCATCCATCTACGATGCGCAGATAGGCGATTTTTTCTGCATCCTGATGGGTTTACTGCTGGCCCTGGGTCTTAACAAAGCCCCTGGCCAGCCTATCGCCAGGTATCACTACAAGCAGGCTGTGTGA
- the ybgF gene encoding tol-pal system protein YbgF, with protein sequence MKTFRLFIAVAACVLAFNANAALFEDDEARRAILDLRQKVDVSQQRTTEELRKSNEDNAQLRRSLLDLSNQIESLRNEMATLRGQNEQLTRGITDVQRTQKDITQGVDERLRKVEPSKVSVDGREFAAEPAEKQEFEAALATLRKGDFAVAQTSFTAFTKRYPQSGYKSSALFWLANAQYALRDYKSAVNNFRTVASADPEHVRAPEALLSMANCQVELKDAKSARKTLEDLIKAYPQSEAASVAKERLSKLK encoded by the coding sequence GTGAAGACATTCAGACTTTTCATTGCTGTTGCCGCCTGCGTGCTGGCATTCAATGCCAACGCAGCCTTGTTTGAAGACGATGAGGCGCGTAGAGCCATCCTTGATTTGCGGCAAAAAGTCGATGTTTCCCAGCAGCGTACGACGGAAGAGCTGCGAAAATCCAATGAAGACAATGCCCAGCTTCGCCGCAGCCTGCTGGACTTGTCCAATCAAATTGAATCCTTGCGCAACGAAATGGCAACATTGCGTGGGCAAAACGAGCAGTTGACCCGAGGCATCACCGACGTGCAGCGGACGCAAAAAGATATCACGCAGGGGGTCGATGAGCGCTTGCGAAAGGTCGAACCTAGCAAGGTTTCCGTGGATGGGAGGGAGTTTGCGGCAGAGCCTGCTGAAAAGCAGGAATTTGAAGCTGCTCTGGCGACCCTTCGAAAGGGCGACTTTGCAGTTGCCCAGACCAGCTTCACGGCTTTCACGAAGCGCTATCCGCAAAGCGGATACAAATCATCAGCCTTGTTCTGGCTGGCCAATGCTCAATATGCCTTGCGGGACTACAAGTCTGCGGTAAATAACTTTCGTACCGTTGCAAGTGCCGACCCCGAACATGTGCGGGCACCTGAAGCACTTTTGTCCATGGCAAATTGCCAGGTTGAACTTAAGGATGCCAAGTCGGCGCGTAAAACCCTGGAAGATCTTATAAAGGCCTATCCACAGTCCGAGGCTGCATCTGTCGCCAAGGAACGTCTGTCAAAACTGAAATAA
- a CDS encoding glycosyltransferase family 2 protein, producing the protein MPSLSVTVITKNEAHNIEACLSSVAFADEVIVLDSGSTDNTVQIALSMGADVSTNSDWKGFGVQKNRALALAKSDWVLSIDADERVPPELQAEIRAALEASDFDAYSMPRLSSYCGQYMHHSGWYPDRVTRLFRRNSARFSDDLVHEKIMTTSKVGQLNSRLLHESFRNLEAVLDKTNRYSTAGAQSLFNKGKPASVGKALGHGMWAFVRTYFLRLGFLDGRLGLVLAISNAEGTYYRYLKLWLLQRQPGKVPPA; encoded by the coding sequence TTGCCAAGCTTGTCTGTCACCGTCATCACTAAAAATGAAGCGCATAACATTGAAGCGTGCCTGTCCTCTGTAGCATTTGCTGATGAGGTCATCGTCCTGGATTCCGGCAGTACGGATAACACTGTGCAGATAGCCCTTTCCATGGGTGCTGACGTAAGCACGAACTCCGACTGGAAGGGATTCGGCGTTCAAAAAAATCGTGCCCTGGCATTGGCTAAATCGGATTGGGTACTTTCAATCGATGCCGATGAGCGAGTGCCACCCGAGTTGCAGGCCGAAATCCGTGCTGCGCTTGAAGCGTCGGACTTTGATGCCTACTCTATGCCACGTCTTTCCAGTTACTGCGGACAGTACATGCATCATTCAGGCTGGTACCCCGATCGTGTGACACGCCTGTTTCGCCGGAATTCGGCGCGGTTTTCAGACGACCTGGTTCATGAAAAGATCATGACCACAAGCAAGGTAGGGCAGCTGAATTCCCGCTTGCTGCACGAAAGTTTCAGAAACCTTGAAGCTGTTCTCGATAAAACCAATCGCTATTCAACGGCAGGCGCCCAAAGCTTGTTCAACAAAGGCAAACCTGCATCTGTCGGCAAGGCTCTGGGCCATGGCATGTGGGCCTTTGTCCGGACCTATTTTTTGCGGCTTGGATTTTTGGATGGTCGCTTGGGTCTGGTTCTCGCAATTTCCAACGCCGAAGGTACTTACTACAGGTATCTGAAGTTATGGCTGCTTCAGCGGCAGCCCGGCAAGGTGCCGCCAGCGTAA
- a CDS encoding thioredoxin domain-containing protein gives MSNRLASQQSAYLLQHAEQPVDWYPWGDEALALARRRGLPILLSIGYAACHWCHVMAAESFSDPATAALMNEGFVSIKVDREERPDLDAVYQMAHQLLRRTGGGWPLTIFLSPQGVPFYSGTYFPSAAPEGQATFQAVLGSVSAVWREQRAALARQDQALLAALAASAPRRDDAAVLDAAVRAQALQQLATAFDPAQGGFGAAPKFPHPSDLAFLLRRAREEGDASAREMALLTLRKMAEGGLYDQIGGGFFRYSVDAQWRIPHFEKMLCDNGVLLALYADALALTGEPLFRRVVEDTASWALREMQSSTGGFHASLAADDGQGREGRFYVWESEPLRLALSPNEWDVCAAHWGLVDAPGFEGRHWHLRVARAAGPLAVTLRRPEAQVEELIASARPKLLAERDKRERPARDAKLLTGWTALMMTGLARASAVCSAPSGCWRRAARCALCRSSAGRTMAALPGACWPCPARRLFWTTMRFCSKPCWRCTTSIRSPATCRLPRLSPKPCWRSLKTGTRAAFSSSATMRPP, from the coding sequence ATGTCCAACCGCCTTGCCTCCCAACAGTCGGCCTATTTGCTGCAACATGCCGAGCAGCCCGTGGACTGGTATCCGTGGGGCGACGAAGCCCTGGCGCTGGCCCGGCGGCGGGGTTTGCCGATCCTGCTGTCCATCGGCTACGCGGCCTGCCACTGGTGCCATGTGATGGCGGCCGAATCGTTTTCCGACCCGGCTACCGCCGCCCTGATGAACGAAGGCTTTGTCAGCATCAAGGTGGACCGCGAGGAGCGTCCCGATCTGGATGCCGTCTATCAGATGGCCCATCAGCTGCTGCGCCGCACCGGCGGCGGCTGGCCGCTGACGATTTTTCTCTCGCCGCAAGGCGTGCCGTTTTACAGCGGCACCTATTTCCCGAGCGCCGCGCCCGAGGGGCAGGCGACGTTTCAGGCCGTGCTGGGCTCGGTCAGCGCCGTCTGGCGCGAGCAGCGTGCGGCGCTGGCGCGGCAGGACCAGGCGCTGCTGGCCGCGCTGGCCGCCAGCGCGCCGCGCCGCGATGACGCCGCCGTGCTCGACGCCGCCGTGCGCGCCCAGGCGCTGCAGCAACTGGCCACCGCCTTTGATCCGGCGCAGGGCGGCTTTGGCGCGGCGCCGAAGTTTCCGCACCCCAGCGACCTGGCCTTTTTGCTGCGCCGCGCCCGCGAGGAAGGCGACGCGTCCGCCCGCGAGATGGCGCTGCTGACGCTGCGCAAGATGGCCGAAGGCGGTCTGTACGACCAGATTGGCGGCGGCTTTTTCCGCTACAGCGTCGATGCGCAGTGGCGCATTCCGCACTTTGAAAAAATGCTCTGCGACAACGGCGTGCTGCTGGCGCTGTATGCCGATGCGCTGGCGCTGACCGGCGAACCCTTGTTCCGCCGCGTCGTCGAAGACACCGCCAGCTGGGCGCTGCGCGAGATGCAATCTAGCACCGGCGGCTTTCATGCCTCGCTGGCTGCTGACGACGGGCAGGGCCGGGAAGGGCGCTTTTACGTCTGGGAGTCCGAGCCGCTGCGGCTGGCGCTCTCGCCCAACGAATGGGATGTGTGCGCCGCGCACTGGGGGCTGGTCGATGCGCCGGGCTTTGAGGGCCGTCACTGGCATTTGCGCGTGGCGCGCGCTGCCGGCCCGCTGGCCGTCACGCTGCGTCGCCCCGAAGCGCAGGTCGAGGAGCTGATCGCCTCCGCCCGCCCCAAGCTGCTGGCCGAGCGCGACAAGCGCGAACGCCCGGCCCGGGACGCCAAGCTGCTGACCGGCTGGACGGCGCTGATGATGACCGGCCTGGCCCGCGCTAGCGCCGTCTGCAGCGCCCCGAGTGGCTGCTGGCGGCGCGCAGCGCGCTGCGCTTTGTGCAGGTCGAGCGCTGGCAGGACGATGGCCGCACTTCCGGGCGCCTGCTGGCCCTGCCCGGCCAGGCGGCTTTTCTGGACGACCATGCGTTTTTGCTCGAAGCCGTGCTGGCGCTGCACGACGTCGATCCGCAGCCCGGCGACCTGCCGTTTGCCCAGGCTATCGCCAAAGCCATGCTGGCGCAGTTTGAAGACCGGGACGCGGGCGGCTTTTTCTTCATCCGCCACGATGCGCCCGCCCTGA
- a CDS encoding DUF2779 domain-containing protein, translating into MAFTPLLNHDDLQRWRACSRRFWLHRRGGPAAAPSQPSATGAARTLRDADETAEAAVVHGPGLQAALRASFPHADLIAAPGTPAEWAAAVQQTLDCLDSDRVAPEGWAILGACLTSDDRAQVRIDVLTCGEQGLRLFKVRYATVGDEVDVDAVALWVHAAARCGLRVQSAGLLLVDTGFIYPGHGCYAGLFREVDLAPVLGSRPVAAWLSAMRTCDRGPEPPATPGAQCTQSGGCEFASHCQAGEPASSLPAPDPQASLDIVGRELAAELRQEGHADLRSVALQRLGNLRHRRAARAIQQGGPVLEPAVAALMQALPYPRHHLRFDTIGFAVPLWAGTRPYQVLPFQWTCGVQSAAGQWARQGFLADADGGDPRRAFALTLLQALGSAGPVLAYNAGFERSRLRELAQQFDDLASALDAVQARIVDLFQLARAHYYHPVMAGSWSFKSISRAVAPDVPVARLEDVQASSAQAAFAHSLQRSLDGAVRQQLRAALQAHGQRETEVLRRIAALFEAADAAATAGRG; encoded by the coding sequence ATGGCTTTTACTCCTTTGCTCAACCACGATGACCTGCAGCGCTGGCGTGCCTGCTCGCGCCGCTTCTGGCTGCACCGTCGGGGTGGCCCGGCGGCGGCGCCATCGCAACCCTCGGCCACGGGCGCTGCCCGGACGCTGCGGGACGCTGACGAAACCGCTGAAGCGGCGGTGGTTCACGGTCCGGGTCTTCAGGCGGCCTTGCGGGCTTCGTTTCCCCACGCCGACCTCATCGCCGCGCCCGGCACCCCCGCCGAGTGGGCAGCGGCCGTGCAGCAGACCCTGGACTGCCTGGACTCCGACCGCGTGGCGCCTGAAGGCTGGGCCATCCTGGGCGCCTGCCTGACCAGCGACGACCGGGCGCAGGTGCGCATCGACGTGCTGACCTGCGGCGAGCAGGGTCTGCGCCTGTTCAAGGTGCGCTATGCCACGGTCGGCGACGAGGTCGATGTCGATGCCGTGGCGCTGTGGGTGCATGCGGCGGCGCGCTGTGGCCTGCGGGTGCAAAGCGCGGGCCTGCTGCTGGTCGATACCGGTTTTATCTATCCCGGCCACGGCTGCTACGCGGGCCTGTTCCGCGAGGTGGACCTGGCCCCGGTGCTGGGCTCGCGCCCGGTGGCGGCCTGGCTGTCGGCCATGCGCACCTGTGATCGCGGGCCCGAGCCGCCCGCCACGCCGGGCGCGCAATGCACGCAAAGCGGCGGCTGCGAGTTCGCCAGCCACTGCCAGGCGGGCGAGCCAGCGTCCAGCCTGCCTGCCCCCGATCCGCAGGCCAGCCTTGACATCGTCGGCCGCGAACTGGCCGCCGAGCTGCGCCAGGAAGGCCATGCCGATCTGCGCAGCGTCGCGCTGCAGCGGCTGGGCAACCTGCGCCACCGCCGCGCCGCCCGCGCCATCCAGCAGGGCGGGCCGGTGCTGGAGCCCGCCGTGGCCGCGCTGATGCAGGCGCTGCCTTATCCGCGCCACCACCTGCGCTTTGACACCATCGGCTTTGCCGTTCCGCTCTGGGCCGGAACGCGGCCCTACCAGGTGCTGCCTTTTCAGTGGACCTGTGGCGTGCAAAGCGCGGCGGGCCAGTGGGCGCGGCAGGGCTTTTTGGCCGATGCTGACGGCGGCGATCCGCGCCGCGCTTTTGCGTTGACGCTGCTGCAGGCGCTGGGCAGCGCCGGGCCGGTGCTGGCCTACAACGCTGGCTTTGAGCGCAGCCGCCTGCGCGAGCTGGCCCAGCAGTTTGACGACCTGGCGTCCGCGCTGGACGCCGTGCAGGCGCGCATCGTGGATCTGTTCCAGCTGGCCCGGGCGCATTACTACCACCCGGTGATGGCCGGCTCCTGGTCGTTCAAGTCGATCAGCCGCGCCGTCGCGCCCGATGTGCCGGTGGCGCGGCTCGAAGACGTTCAGGCATCCTCGGCGCAGGCGGCTTTTGCGCACTCACTGCAGCGTAGTCTGGATGGCGCGGTCCGGCAGCAACTGCGCGCCGCCCTGCAGGCCCACGGCCAGCGCGAGACCGAAGTCTTGCGCCGCATCGCTGCGTTATTCGAGGCGGCCGATGCGGCCGCCACCGCCGGGCGTGGCTGA
- a CDS encoding Rieske 2Fe-2S domain-containing protein, translated as MAFQTLCKQRYLAEGESVPFTLDGREVIVLWPDGGQPRAFEGLCPHEGQSLVNNSDFNGRILVCTVHGWVFNGRDGKGLSPTGCQLEEFPLRIAGGMVEIDLD; from the coding sequence ATGGCATTTCAAACCCTGTGCAAGCAGCGCTATCTGGCCGAAGGCGAATCCGTGCCGTTCACGCTCGATGGCCGCGAGGTCATCGTGCTGTGGCCCGATGGCGGCCAGCCGCGCGCCTTCGAGGGCCTGTGCCCGCACGAAGGCCAGTCGCTGGTCAACAACTCCGACTTCAACGGCCGTATCCTCGTCTGCACCGTGCATGGCTGGGTCTTCAACGGCCGCGACGGCAAGGGCCTGAGCCCCACCGGCTGCCAGCTCGAAGAGTTTCCCTTGCGGATCGCCGGCGGCATGGTGGAAATCGACCTGGACTGA
- a CDS encoding DUF3297 family protein, producing the protein MNETPQTPPLPDRLSIDPRSPFHMAAVFEHDVCIRLKDKERLDVYEYCISEGWVKVPAGKSLDRKGYPLLIKLTGKVEAFYR; encoded by the coding sequence ATGAACGAAACCCCTCAAACTCCGCCTTTGCCCGACCGCCTGTCCATTGACCCGCGCAGTCCCTTTCACATGGCTGCCGTGTTCGAGCATGACGTGTGCATTCGCCTGAAGGACAAGGAGCGTCTGGATGTCTATGAATACTGCATCAGCGAAGGCTGGGTCAAGGTGCCTGCCGGCAAGTCGCTGGACCGCAAAGGCTATCCGCTGCTGATCAAGCTGACGGGCAAGGTTGAGGCGTTTTACCGGTAG